In Halorussus limi, a genomic segment contains:
- a CDS encoding transglutaminase domain-containing protein — MSEKPSPLLPDDEQSRDRLRAALVACCVLAVVVAGTLVPAVSGAGLGATPLGSVVPQPSVNPYGLSNGGGGTGSGGGLGALNPGKRTDVGGSLAAENASNAFKSRNAETHFRVQSSVPSYWRTGAYDTYTGSGWKQSGERRPYDGPIRGGGIRGREVQYRVTLKQSATALPSVWRANSVRTDADTGDLYVTDARAFETGKPVPAGTTYTGVSHRPARDPTVLRAAGRNYPSEIERRYTGLPAETLRRVGRFTDELTAGATSPYESAKRIESWLESNKNYSLNVSQPAGDDVASQFIFDMERGYCEYFATSMTVMLRSQDIPARYVVGYSTGQSVGANTYAVRGMNAHAWVEAYFPEVGWVRFDPTPGRERLQAEQRAFANQTSADPSDYSPNESGSPGERFSPNESNATTGEGRAATTAGSGSGGSGTATPPEGETPPGSGTPTDGTRTAGTDGTSEGESPSGSTTDAGGTTSGDEGTTREGEGTTRETTTAGTDAGTDGRYAVSLDRTPVPGATVEVTVTENGDPAIGVAVFFNGEQVGITDTEGTVTGQVPYAENLTVTVGGEADGDATARVAAPPTNLDAAFSLSPPPRALAPGNETNGTEYALATDAALAVSGDVATGSEVVVTATVEGVPVRNADVTLDGETVGETNRDGRVRVRLPESPGNVTLAVSRGPVSGERTLSLPRLELAADPQFPVALPGTAVEVRATYGDDPLTNATVRVAGTERTTNIDGTATASLPFRRSAAVVVSAAGQTRRTTVSGLLVNLAGVLGGVAVVLGGLGFGAYRRGLTPRRLAAALVRTVRAVPDLAVAALFGAADRLAWAVETVLDALRELAAGETTVSELLARLRAWLSERAGAVGAGSLRSFGGGPAPDVSQPDDAAEADSYRTLREAWATFLRVVSVRRPEASTPGELADHAVSEDDLPPAAVVTLRDAFRDVEYGARSPTDRLARVEEAVDAIERAARADDRGGAGGPDTADGPGGDE, encoded by the coding sequence ATGTCAGAGAAGCCGTCACCCCTGTTGCCCGACGACGAACAGTCCCGCGACCGACTCCGCGCCGCGCTGGTGGCGTGTTGCGTCCTCGCGGTCGTCGTCGCGGGCACTCTCGTCCCGGCCGTCTCGGGGGCCGGACTCGGCGCGACCCCGCTGGGGTCCGTCGTGCCCCAACCGAGCGTGAACCCCTACGGCCTCTCGAACGGTGGCGGCGGCACCGGGAGCGGCGGCGGCCTCGGCGCGCTCAACCCCGGGAAGCGGACCGACGTGGGCGGGTCGCTTGCCGCCGAGAACGCGAGTAACGCCTTCAAGTCCCGGAACGCCGAGACCCACTTCCGGGTCCAGAGTTCGGTCCCCTCCTACTGGCGGACCGGCGCGTACGACACCTACACCGGGTCCGGGTGGAAGCAGTCGGGCGAGCGGCGACCCTACGACGGTCCGATTCGGGGCGGCGGGATACGGGGCCGAGAGGTCCAGTACCGCGTCACCCTGAAGCAGTCGGCGACCGCCCTGCCGAGCGTCTGGCGCGCCAACTCGGTGCGGACCGACGCCGACACCGGCGACCTCTACGTCACCGACGCGCGCGCCTTCGAGACCGGAAAGCCGGTCCCGGCCGGCACGACCTACACCGGCGTCAGCCACCGCCCCGCCCGCGACCCGACCGTCCTGCGGGCCGCCGGCCGGAACTACCCGAGCGAAATCGAGCGCCGATACACCGGCCTGCCCGCCGAGACCCTCCGGCGCGTCGGCCGGTTCACCGACGAACTGACCGCGGGAGCCACCTCGCCCTACGAGTCCGCGAAGCGAATCGAGTCGTGGCTCGAATCGAACAAGAACTACTCGCTGAACGTCTCCCAACCCGCGGGCGACGACGTGGCCTCCCAGTTCATCTTCGACATGGAGCGGGGGTACTGCGAGTACTTCGCCACCTCGATGACCGTGATGCTGCGCTCGCAGGACATTCCCGCCCGGTACGTCGTGGGCTACTCGACCGGCCAGTCGGTCGGCGCGAACACCTACGCGGTCCGCGGGATGAACGCCCACGCGTGGGTCGAGGCGTACTTCCCCGAGGTCGGGTGGGTCCGGTTCGACCCGACGCCGGGCCGAGAGCGCCTCCAAGCCGAACAGCGGGCGTTCGCGAACCAGACGAGCGCCGACCCGAGCGACTACTCGCCCAACGAGTCGGGGAGTCCCGGCGAGCGGTTCTCCCCGAACGAGTCGAACGCGACGACCGGCGAGGGTCGCGCCGCGACGACGGCCGGAAGCGGGTCCGGCGGGTCGGGCACCGCCACCCCGCCGGAGGGGGAGACGCCGCCCGGAAGCGGGACGCCCACGGACGGCACGCGGACCGCGGGCACCGACGGAACATCCGAGGGCGAATCGCCCTCGGGTTCGACGACCGACGCCGGCGGAACCACCAGCGGGGACGAGGGAACGACTCGCGAGGGCGAGGGGACGACCCGCGAGACGACCACCGCGGGGACCGACGCCGGGACCGATGGCCGGTACGCCGTCAGCCTCGACCGGACGCCGGTCCCCGGCGCGACGGTCGAGGTGACGGTAACGGAGAACGGCGACCCCGCCATCGGCGTCGCGGTCTTCTTCAACGGAGAGCAGGTCGGCATCACCGACACGGAGGGGACCGTGACCGGGCAGGTGCCCTACGCCGAGAACCTGACGGTGACGGTCGGAGGAGAGGCGGACGGCGACGCGACCGCCCGCGTCGCCGCGCCGCCGACGAATCTCGACGCGGCGTTCTCGCTCTCCCCGCCGCCGCGCGCTCTCGCGCCCGGCAACGAGACCAACGGCACCGAGTACGCGCTGGCGACCGACGCCGCGCTCGCTGTCTCGGGCGACGTGGCGACCGGGAGCGAAGTCGTCGTGACCGCGACGGTCGAGGGCGTGCCCGTCCGGAACGCCGACGTGACCCTCGACGGGGAGACGGTCGGCGAGACGAACCGGGACGGCCGGGTCCGGGTCCGCCTTCCCGAGTCGCCCGGCAACGTCACGCTCGCGGTCTCCCGCGGGCCGGTCTCGGGCGAGCGCACCCTCTCGCTCCCGCGACTCGAACTCGCCGCCGACCCGCAGTTCCCGGTCGCGCTCCCCGGCACCGCCGTCGAGGTCCGGGCGACCTACGGCGACGACCCGCTGACGAACGCCACGGTGCGGGTCGCGGGAACCGAGCGGACGACCAACATCGACGGCACGGCGACCGCCTCGCTCCCGTTCCGGCGGAGCGCGGCGGTCGTCGTCTCCGCGGCGGGACAGACCCGCCGGACGACCGTCTCGGGACTGCTGGTCAACCTCGCCGGCGTCCTCGGCGGAGTCGCGGTCGTACTCGGCGGCCTCGGTTTCGGGGCCTACCGCCGGGGACTGACGCCGCGCAGACTCGCCGCCGCGCTGGTCCGGACCGTGCGCGCCGTTCCCGACCTCGCTGTCGCGGCGCTGTTCGGCGCCGCCGACCGCCTCGCGTGGGCGGTCGAGACGGTCCTCGACGCGCTCCGAGAACTCGCGGCGGGCGAGACGACGGTCTCGGAACTGCTCGCACGCCTCCGGGCGTGGCTGAGCGAGCGCGCGGGAGCGGTCGGCGCGGGGTCGCTGCGGTCGTTTGGCGGCGGGCCAGCGCCGGACGTCTCCCAACCGGACGACGCCGCGGAGGCCGACTCCTACCGGACGCTCCGGGAGGCGTGGGCCACCTTCCTCCGGGTCGTCTCGGTCCGGCGGCCCGAGGCCTCGACGCCCGGCGAGTTGGCCGACCACGCGGTCAGCGAGGACGACCTGCCGCCCGCCGCGGTCGTCACCCTGCGGGACGCCTTCCGCGACGTGGAGTACGGCGCGCGCTCGCCGACCGACCGCCTCGCCCGCGTCGAGGAGGCGGTAGACGCCATCGAGCGCGCGGCGCGAGCGGACGACCGCGGCGGTGCGGGCGGCCCGGACACCGCGGACGGCCCGGGAGGTGACGAGTGA
- a CDS encoding DUF7269 family protein yields the protein MRARVLGGLGALATLLAAAVVVAPGVADPLSVLDSLDPERLLLVLGAVVGAYAAWAARGGTPDREPTEGPAARFAAAGDRPERASAADRARTGETFDASVADACDGDESALSAVRSNLADAAASAHARAADRGPEQAELAVETGAWTDDRAAAAFLSGESGPNFSLAARLRAWLDPAAERRRRVERTVREVEAVLGDRGADGGGVGVADAPGSGTPADDRADDSGGGA from the coding sequence ATGCGCGCTCGCGTCCTCGGCGGACTCGGCGCGCTGGCAACGCTCCTCGCGGCCGCGGTGGTCGTCGCGCCCGGCGTCGCCGACCCGCTCTCGGTCCTCGACTCGCTCGACCCCGAGCGCCTCCTGCTCGTCCTCGGGGCGGTCGTCGGGGCCTACGCGGCGTGGGCCGCCCGCGGGGGAACGCCCGACCGCGAACCGACCGAGGGACCGGCGGCCCGGTTCGCCGCCGCGGGCGACCGCCCGGAGCGCGCGAGCGCTGCCGACCGCGCCCGGACCGGCGAGACGTTCGACGCGAGCGTCGCCGACGCCTGCGACGGCGACGAGAGCGCGCTCTCGGCGGTCCGGTCGAACCTCGCGGACGCCGCCGCGAGCGCCCACGCCAGAGCGGCCGACCGCGGCCCCGAGCAGGCCGAGTTGGCGGTCGAGACCGGCGCGTGGACCGACGACCGCGCGGCGGCCGCCTTCCTCTCGGGCGAGTCCGGCCCGAACTTCTCGCTGGCGGCCCGCCTGCGGGCGTGGCTCGACCCCGCGGCCGAGCGCCGCCGGCGCGTCGAGCGGACCGTTCGGGAGGTCGAAGCCGTCCTCGGCGACCGGGGAGCAGACGGTGGGGGCGTCGGCGTCGCCGACGCTCCCGGGAGCGGTACTCCGGCCGACGACCGCGCGGACGACTCGGGAGGTGGCGCGTGA
- a CDS encoding DUF58 domain-containing protein — MTRTRVPRFRGALAGTLLLTTLGLLYAEARLFAAAAVPLSYVAFGALSSLSGATEPEVSREFAPTSPPPGGEVEVTLTVRNSGESALADVRVVDGVPDELAVVEGSPRAAVALRPGEETAISYSVVAKRGDHEFGDPAIRARTASGTDRVTTAVEAAGETTLSCSRSVADPPFGRASPRRVGTHTTDSGGEGIEFHSTREYRPGDSISRIDWRRFAKTGDLTTVRFREERAARTVVVVDARPVARTTPSAGYPNGAALSVYAAERLHDALTGASVATSVTAVGLGEDDVAGGLPADDLPWADSDGAGSARLVFDAAGRAADRDDAGSVPTDGTEPVADASRVGRTAGGRASSDRTERSADAGSDRVAATADGGNPEDSATRRLLARLPGDAQVVVVSPVLDDWPGSLARALTARGHDVAVLSPDVTGRDSGSEADRSPGRSVAGTRREIRLWDLRTAGATTIDWTVDDPLGIALERSLRTLL; from the coding sequence GTGACTCGCACTCGCGTCCCGCGGTTCCGCGGTGCGCTGGCCGGGACGCTCCTGCTGACGACGCTCGGCCTGCTGTACGCCGAGGCGCGACTGTTCGCGGCCGCGGCGGTGCCGCTCTCGTACGTCGCGTTCGGCGCGCTCTCGTCGCTCTCGGGCGCGACCGAACCGGAGGTGAGCCGGGAGTTCGCGCCGACGAGTCCGCCGCCGGGCGGCGAGGTCGAGGTGACGCTGACGGTCCGGAACTCGGGCGAGTCGGCGCTCGCGGACGTGCGCGTCGTTGACGGCGTGCCCGACGAGTTGGCCGTCGTCGAGGGGTCGCCGCGGGCCGCGGTCGCGCTCCGTCCGGGCGAGGAGACCGCGATTTCGTACTCGGTCGTCGCCAAGCGCGGCGACCACGAGTTCGGCGACCCGGCGATTCGGGCGCGGACCGCCAGCGGGACCGACCGCGTGACGACGGCGGTCGAGGCCGCGGGCGAGACGACGCTCTCGTGTTCGCGCTCGGTCGCCGACCCGCCGTTCGGTCGGGCCTCGCCCCGGCGCGTGGGGACCCACACCACCGACTCGGGCGGCGAGGGAATCGAGTTCCACTCGACCCGCGAGTACCGGCCGGGCGACTCCATCAGTCGCATCGACTGGCGGCGCTTCGCCAAGACCGGCGACCTGACCACGGTCCGGTTCCGCGAGGAGCGGGCGGCCCGGACCGTGGTCGTGGTCGACGCCCGGCCGGTCGCCCGGACGACGCCGAGCGCGGGCTATCCCAACGGCGCGGCGCTCTCGGTGTACGCCGCCGAGCGCCTCCACGACGCGCTGACGGGCGCGAGCGTGGCGACCAGCGTCACCGCGGTCGGCCTCGGCGAGGACGACGTGGCGGGCGGCCTCCCGGCAGACGACCTGCCGTGGGCCGACTCCGACGGCGCGGGGAGCGCCCGCCTCGTCTTCGACGCGGCGGGCCGCGCGGCCGACCGCGACGACGCCGGTTCCGTGCCGACCGACGGGACCGAACCGGTCGCCGACGCGAGTCGCGTCGGTCGGACGGCGGGCGGCCGGGCGTCGAGCGACCGGACCGAGCGGTCGGCGGACGCCGGTTCGGACCGAGTCGCGGCGACGGCCGACGGCGGGAACCCGGAGGACTCCGCGACCCGGCGACTCCTCGCCCGTCTGCCCGGCGACGCGCAGGTCGTGGTCGTCTCGCCCGTGCTCGACGACTGGCCGGGGTCGCTGGCCCGGGCGCTGACGGCCCGCGGCCACGATGTCGCGGTGCTGAGTCCCGACGTGACGGGCCGCGACTCCGGGTCCGAGGCGGACCGCTCGCCCGGCCGCTCGGTCGCGGGAACCCGCCGTGAGATTCGGCTCTGGGACCTCCGGACCGCGGGGGCGACGACGATAGACTGGACCGTGGACGACCCGCTGGGCATCGCACTCGAACGCTCGCTGCGGACGCTACTCTGA
- a CDS encoding thiamine pyrophosphate-binding protein, translating into MADEYTGADLFVDALERYGVSHVFGNPGTTELPVMKALGDSDLEYVLGLHEDVAVGMAAGYASTRRYHSHHDDAVTPVGVVNLHVAPGLAHGLGNLYGASVAGAPLVVTAGNHSTDFRHEEPILSGDLVEMADEFAKWSAEVADVSALPAMVRRAFRVALTPPTGPVFLALPLDVMMAETDADPERLGEIPDAGRGDPVQIERAADLLADPDEDLALVVGDGVARSGVDAIEAAVEFAEATGARVHGEILACEVDFPTDHDQWVSYVPPNEDLAGTLFGVDNLVFVGCSTNTTLTRHERPLVADDTTCVHVSDDAWQVGKNQPADAAVVGDPGRVLRELSERLRKRLTATDREGRLERVEMVKNMVESRMAEMGDGEADDPRASKAELVDAMEAVAPDAYIVDEGVTAKYAMLTRWDLEPEQYVSNKGGGLGYGLPASVGAAIAESQTDDPRDVIGFIGDGSYLYYPQTLYSAAREEVDLTVVIPDNRNYRILKDNALDLFGGEEDDYEFVGMDFDPPVDIPANAESHGARGRLVPEPDEIESALEKALDRDGPDVLDVLVHD; encoded by the coding sequence ATGGCCGACGAGTACACCGGGGCCGACCTGTTCGTGGACGCGCTGGAGCGCTACGGCGTCTCGCACGTCTTCGGCAACCCCGGAACCACGGAACTCCCCGTGATGAAGGCGTTGGGCGACAGCGACCTCGAATACGTCCTCGGACTCCACGAGGACGTGGCGGTCGGGATGGCCGCGGGGTACGCCAGCACCCGACGATACCACTCGCACCACGACGACGCCGTCACCCCCGTCGGCGTCGTGAACCTCCACGTCGCGCCGGGACTCGCCCACGGACTCGGCAACCTCTACGGCGCGAGCGTGGCGGGCGCGCCGCTGGTCGTGACCGCCGGGAACCACAGCACCGACTTCCGCCACGAGGAGCCGATTCTCTCGGGCGACCTTGTGGAGATGGCCGACGAGTTCGCCAAGTGGAGCGCCGAGGTGGCCGACGTGTCGGCGCTGCCCGCGATGGTCCGCCGGGCGTTCCGGGTCGCGCTCACACCCCCGACCGGCCCGGTCTTTCTGGCACTGCCACTCGACGTGATGATGGCGGAGACCGACGCCGACCCCGAGCGTCTGGGCGAGATTCCCGACGCAGGTCGAGGCGACCCCGTCCAGATAGAGCGCGCCGCGGACCTGCTCGCGGACCCCGACGAGGACTTGGCGCTCGTCGTCGGCGACGGCGTCGCGCGTTCGGGCGTCGACGCAATCGAGGCGGCGGTCGAGTTCGCGGAGGCGACCGGCGCGCGCGTCCACGGCGAGATTCTGGCCTGCGAGGTGGACTTCCCGACCGACCACGACCAGTGGGTCTCGTACGTTCCGCCGAACGAGGACCTCGCGGGGACGCTTTTCGGCGTTGACAACCTCGTCTTCGTCGGGTGTTCGACCAACACGACGCTGACCCGCCACGAGCGCCCGCTCGTCGCCGACGACACCACCTGCGTCCACGTCAGCGACGACGCGTGGCAGGTCGGCAAGAACCAGCCCGCGGACGCCGCCGTCGTGGGCGACCCCGGCCGCGTCCTCCGAGAACTCTCCGAGCGCCTGCGCAAGCGACTCACGGCCACCGACCGCGAGGGGCGTCTCGAACGCGTCGAGATGGTCAAGAACATGGTCGAGAGCAGGATGGCCGAGATGGGCGACGGCGAGGCAGACGACCCCCGCGCCTCGAAGGCCGAACTCGTGGACGCGATGGAGGCGGTGGCCCCCGACGCCTACATCGTGGACGAGGGCGTCACCGCCAAGTACGCGATGCTGACGCGCTGGGACCTCGAACCCGAGCAGTACGTCTCGAACAAGGGCGGCGGACTGGGCTACGGCCTCCCGGCGTCTGTCGGCGCGGCCATCGCCGAGAGCCAGACCGACGACCCCCGTGACGTAATCGGGTTCATCGGCGACGGCTCCTACCTCTACTACCCCCAGACGCTCTACTCGGCCGCCCGCGAGGAGGTGGACCTGACGGTCGTGATTCCCGACAACCGGAACTATCGCATCCTGAAGGACAACGCGCTCGACCTCTTCGGCGGCGAGGAAGACGACTACGAGTTCGTCGGCATGGACTTCGACCCGCCGGTCGACATCCCGGCGAACGCCGAGAGCCACGGCGCTCGCGGGCGTCTCGTCCCCGAACCCGACGAAATCGAGTCGGCGCTGGAGAAGGCTCTGGACAGGGACGGCCCGGACGTGCTGGACGTGCTGGTTCACGACTGA